The Haloarcula sp. CBA1127 genomic interval CGTGACGGTGTCGGCGGCGAAATCGTACCTCCCGCGGAGGTCCCGAACGCCGGCGACCAATGCTCCAGTATCGCCGGCCCCACCGTCGTAGCCGATGACGAAGGGGAGGGTGTCGATGCCCTCCAGCCGCCGGCAGTCGTCGCCCTCCACGCGGACCGCCCCGCCCATTGCCGAGCAGAACGTGTCCGCCCGTGAGGCTTGCCCGTCCTGAACCGCGTGTTCGACCTGATAAGCGCGGTCGGCGATTTCGCTCGCCGGCAGTTCGACGCCAAGTTCTCTCGTCGCCGCGTCTATCGCCGCGACGACGAGCGCGGCCGACGAGCCCAGCCCCGCCCCGAGCGGGATGTCGCCCTCGACGGATATCTCGAAGCCCGCTTCAGGCGCATCGGCCGCGTCACGGGCCTGTGCGACCGCTTCGTTGACGTATCCCATCCCAGCTTCGACGAGCGATTCGGCGACATCCACGTCCGGATGGCTCTCCCCATCACCGGAGTACTCGACGGTAAAGCCGTCCAGTTGCAAGTCGTTCGCGTGGATACGTAATCCCTCGTCGATCTCGGTTGCCGTCACGTGCACCCGCCGCTCGATGGCGCAGGGCACCGCCGGCTCGCCGTAGACGACCGCGTGCTCCCCGAACAGGTACACCTTCCCGGGAGCGCTCGACGTGACCATACCCGCTCGTGTGCACCCCGGGCGTTAGGCGTTTTCGGAGTCGCCGGTCAGGACGACTGTCGGAGCCCTATTCGGACACAGTGGCAACGTCGGTAAATTCGAACCGTGCGCCGCCGTCGGTCCCGCTCTCGATACGGACCGTCCAGCCGTGGGCGTCGGCGACCTGTTTCACGATGCTCAGGCCGAATCCGGTTCCCTCTACCGCCGTCGAGTAACCGGCGTCAAACACGTCTCCGTGGTCGGCCACAGGGATGCCGTGACCGTCGTCCGCGACGTAGAAGCCGTCGGCCAGTTCGCCCACGATCACAGTCACGTCGTCACCGCCGTGTTCGATCGCGTTGCGGACGAGATTCTCGAACAGTTGGCGGAGGCGGCTCTCGTCGGCGCGGATGGGTCGGGCTATGTCAGTGCGGAGCGACGCGGCTTTCGTGTCGACGTTTTGCCAGCACGTCTGGACGAACGGTTCGAGGTCGACCACGACGGGCGACGCAGGTGACGCGCCGTCGCGTGCGAGCGTGAGCAGGTCGTCGATGAGCGTATCCATTCGCTGGTGTGCCCCGTCGATGGCGTCGATATGCTCGCTATCGGACTCCTCACGCAGTAGTTCGAGCTGTCCGCGCGCGACGGTCAGCGGGTTCCGCAGGTCGTGGCTGACGACGCTGGCGAACTGTTCGAGCTGTTCGTTTTGCTGTTCGAGTTCCTGCTCGCGTTCCTTGCGCTCCGTGATATCGCGGCTGATCGCCAGAAACCGGTCGTCGCCGTCGAGGCTGAGTCGGAGCAGATGTACTTCGACCGGCATCGTCGACCCGTCGCGGCGTTCGTACAGGCCTTCGAACTTGCGGCGCTCGTCGACACTGAACCCGGAAAGCTGGGTCTGCACGTCCTCTGCGTCGAACAGCAGGTCGAACTCCCAGATCGACCGTCCAAGCACCTCGCTTTCGTCGTACCCCAGTTCCGCGCAGAACCGCTGGTTCACGTCACAGATCGTTCCGTCGGCGTCAAGCACGTCGATCATGTCCGGTGAGTTCTCGAAGAGGGCTTCCAGCCGCGACGACGTTTCTTCTAACCGTTTCTCGCGTCGTTTCCGCTCCGTGATATCCTGCTGGAACCCGACGTAGTTGACGACCGTCCCGTCGTCGCGAACCGGCGCGATCCGAATCCTGTTCCAGAATTCGGTCCCGTCTTTCCGGTAGTTCCGGAGTTCGACCGTCACCCGCTCCTCCGCGTCAATGGCGTCCCGCATTGTAGCGACGGACTCCGGATCGGTGTTCTCGCCCTGTAGCATTCGGCAGTTTTTCCCGAGCAACTCCGGAAGCGAATAGCCAGTCAGGTCGCGGTAGTGGTCGTTGGCGTATATCAGCGGATTGTCCGTCTGGCCGGGGTCGGTGATAACGACACCGACCGGAGCCTCGTCTATCGCGCGCTTGTTCCGGAGTAGCTTCTGCTCACGCTCTTTCCGATCGGTGACATCCCGAGCGACGCAGACGATGCCGTCGATAACACCATCGACGACCAGCGGCGTTAGCTGGTACGCGACCACCGCGTGTCCGTGGCCGGGGAACTCTGCTTCGATTTCGCCGCTAAGTTGCTCCCGCGTTCCGTCGAGCAGTTCCTGGTACCAGTCTGTCTTACCCTCGGCTCGAATACGCGGAACGAGTCTACTGGTCTGTCCTTCGAGCGCAGCGCGCGTCGTGTCGTACCACTCTGCTATGGTTTCGTTGACGATTTCGAACCGGCCCTCGGCGTCGTAGATGCAGGCCGCCTCCTGCATGGAGTTGACCATCCGCTCGTAGCTCTGGAGCGCTCGGTTCTGCTCGCTGGTAGCCTGCTGTGAGCGGTAGTGGTCGACGGCGTCCGTTATTCGGTTCGCCAGCCCGGCATACTGCTCGGAACCCGGCTCTTTCCTGAGGTAGTCTGTCACACCGGCCGAAATTGCCGCGCTGGCGACTGCCTCGCTCCCCTGTGCGGTGTAGATAATAAACGGGAGGGCCGGGTACTCGTCGCGGACCATTTCCAGAAGGTCAATGCCGTTCCGTTCGGGCAGGGCGTAGTCGGAGACGAGACAGTCTACGGTATCGTCAGCCAGCCTCGCCACAGCTTCGGTAGCAGAGCGCGCCGTTTCGACCGTGAAACGGCCGTTCTCGCGTTCAAGCGCCGTTGACAGCGTTTCGGCGTCCTCCGAATCGGTGCCGACGTAGAGGACCTGAACCCTGTCGTCCCCGTTGACAGCGGTCTCAGACGTCATTCGGTATCCCATTCGAGTCCGGCCGTTTCGCCGGGATAGACGTCGCTCCACTGGTCAAGAGTAGCCGGAGCGATATGGCTCTGGAAACTGTTTTGGGACAGGTCCGGTCGCAGGACAACTGCAAACAGCGCGGGACGATTGCCGCCAGTGATGTTCTGCAGCAGTGTCATGGTGGTCAAGTAGTCGGCTATGAACGGAGTTCTCCCACAGTGACCGTGGCTGAAATCGGTCACCGGGGAGACGTTCAGGTCCGCTGTTCCTGCACGCTCACACGAGGTTCTGCAGTAAATAGCTGATGACCAAGTCGCTGTCACATCGATCCCGTACTGGGGGACGACGGCGACACCGGAGTGGCCACGTCAGGGTCTGCGCTACCGTTCCTGCACGCGCATCGACATTTTCTGTCGCGGATGGGCAGTCAGCGACGGCAACAGTTCCAGCGGCGTGTCCCCTTGGAACTCCAGTCGGTACTGGCTGGCCGTCGTTGCAGTGATGAGTTGCGCTTCGAGCATGGCGAGATGCTTCCCGATACAGTGGCGCGGGCCACCGCCGAAGGGGAAGTAGGCGAACCGCGGGCGTTCGCTCGCTCGCTCGGGCTTCCAGCGCTCCGGGTCGAACACCTCGGGGTCGTCGTAGAACCGTTCAGAGCGGTGGACTCCCCACTGTGGGACCATCAGCGTCGTCCCGGACTCGACATCGTAGCCCGACAGCGTCACGTCTTCGGTTGGTTCCCGGAAAATGGTGTACACAGGCGGGTAGAGCCGCATCGCTTCCTGAATTACCCATTCGAGGTAGTCCAGTTCGCGGACGTGTTCCATCCCCGGCCGGTCGTCGCCGATGACATCGTCGAGTTCCTCGTGGACGCGCTGTTCGACCTCGGGGTGTTCCGACAGCAGGAACCAGGTGTAGGTCAGCGTCAGCGCCGTCGTGTCGTGGCCCGCAAGCAGCATCGTCATCATCTCGTCGCGCAGTTGCTCGGGCGACTGGTTTCCATCGTCGCGAGCGCGCAAGAGCACCGACAGGAAATCCATCGGGCCGTCCTCGGCCGTCCCAAGTGATTCTTGACGGACCGCGATGATGTCGTCCAGTACCTCGTCCAGCGTCCGCACGGCGCGGTCGAACTCAGCGTCGTCGGGCATCGGCATCCACTGGGGCATGGCGAACCGGATCGGGTCCGGTTCGAACCGCTGGCCCAGCGGCAGCAGTTGTTCCTCGATAGTCTGGACTCGCTGCTCTGAGAGTTCGACACCCATCATTAGGTCCAGAATCACGTCCAGCGTGACCCGGGTCATCGACTGCTCGGCGTCGATGACGTCGCCGTGGGACCAGTCGGCGATGCGGTCCTCCGCGTGGTCGGTGATGCGGTCGGCCATCCCCGACAGTCGCGCCATCGAGAACGCGGGGTTCGCGAGCTTTCGCTGCTGCTCCCACGTCTCTCCCTCGCTCAGCAGCAGCCCGTCACCCAGCAGGTCCCCCAGCGCGTCGCCCTGGAAGTCGGGCTTGCGGAACTGGTCGGCCTCCGAGACCAGCACGCGCTCGATCGCCGTCGGGTCACACAGCATGACCGTATCCATCGGCCCCATGTCGAATCGGGCGACGTCGCCGTAGGCCCGCTCTAGCGCCGAGATGAATCGGAACGGGTCCCGAGCGTACGTGCGACTACTGCCGAACAGCGGTTCGCCCTTCGGTCCGGGCGGCGTCTTTGACATCAGCTACTGTTAGTGTCGAACACGCTTGAATGGTATGCCAAATGTCGAAAAGAGCGTGGTTCAGGCACGTTTAGAGCCAGCGGTCGGCGTCTAGGTTCCAGTCGGTGTGTCCCCTTACCCAGACGCCGCCGAGACCACCGAGGGCGCTGAGGCCGACAGTGTACAGCAGAAAGAACGCGAACACGAGCGCCAGAAACAGGTCGTATCCGGGTGCTCCGGGCGGAATTCCGAACCCGAGGAGGCCGGCGATGTACAGCGCTGGAATGAAGAGGGCAAGCAGGGGGACCATCGCGCAGACGCCGGCCAGCGTTCCCAGCCAGACCCCGGTTCGGTAGCCGCCGCCGTGGTTCGCTGCGGCCACGGCACCGCCAGCTACCGATGAAAAAGGGATGAACGACAGCGCAACCGTGACGAGAGCCCCGATACCGGCGCTGGTCACCGACTCACGCATATACGTTCGTAGTAGTTGCATCCCCAGTGATGTAGTTACCGCCAGCGCGGCTGGCCGATCAATCGCCGATGGTCGTGTCGTATCTGACGTAGTTGCCCAGCCAGCCGCCGAGGGCACTCAGACCAAGGAAGTACGCAGCCGTTGTGAGCGTTCCCAGAACGAGCACGAGCAGCCCCATCGCGCCGAACACGCCCAGCGCTTCGGGAGCGAGCGCCAGAACCACGGTCAGGAAGACGAACACGACCACGAAGAAGACCAGCGATATCGCCAGCCCGACGACGCCGGACAGCAATCCGACACGGACGCCGTCGTCTCGCTCGCCGCCTTCGAGATAGCCAGCGATGCCACCGCCAAGGAGCGGTGCGAGCGGGACGAACCCACTCAGCAGTGCGGTCGCGACAGCACCGATGATAGCGTTGACGAACGTGTCTCCTTCTGCCATTTCCCGGAGCTACTCCGGGGCTCATGGTATGTTTTGTGTTGGCGACACCGGCGTCGCCACTTGTGCGGCAACGGGCCGGAAAACGAAACAGTTCAGCGACGTTAGATGTCGGACTCGAAGTCGTCGAGTCCGTACGTCGGCTCGGCACCGCGGCGGTCGAGCGTCTCGTTGGCCAGCAGCCAGTAGACGACCGACAGCGCCTTTCGCCCCTTGTTGTTCGTCGGGACCACCAAGTCGACGTTCGACGTGGTGTTGTTGGAGTCACACATCGCGATGACCGGGATGCCGACCGTGATGGCCTCCTTGACAGCCTGGGCGTCACCGATCGGGTCGGTGACGACCACGATGTCAGGCTCGATGTAGCCGTCGTAGTCGGGGTTGGTCAGCGTGCCGGGGATGAACCGACCGGTGCGGACGCGCGCGCCGATCGCTTCGGCGAACTTCTCGGCCGGGAACCGGCCGTACTGGCGCGACGATGCGGCCAGGATCTGCTCCGGCTCGTAGTTGGACAGGAAGTCCGCGGCGGTGCGGATGCGCTCGTCAGTCATCGAGACGTCCAGCACGTAGAGCCCGTCGGTCCGGACGCGGTGGATGAACCGCTCCATGTCCTGGGTCTTCTGCTGGGTCCCGATGTGGACACCGGCACCGAGGTAGTCCTCGACAGGGATGAGGAGGTCGGCTTCCGACTGCTCGTCGGGCATGACGTCCTCGTCCAGCTGTGGGCCGGCGGCCTCGTCGGCGTCGGCCGCTTCGTCGGCGTCCGCGTCGTCATCAGTTGGTTCGGCCTCTGTCGCCTCTTCGGCGTCGTCGGCGGGCTGTTCGGCTTCCGTTTCGGTCTCCGCGTCGACCGCTTCGTCGTCCTCGTCGGACGGGTCGAAGTCGGAATCGGACGCGTCGAGACCTTCTTTTTCGTTGCCGCTCATACTGCGTTGTCCTCGATACGGATTAGTTCGTTCAGCTTGGCTGTGCGCTCGCCGCCGACCGCGCCGGTCTTGATGAACGGTGCGTCAGTGGCGACAGCGAGGTGTGCAATCGTCGTGTCTTCCGTCTCGCCGCTGCGGTGGGAGACGACAGACTCGTAGCCGCTTGCCGTTGCCAGTTCGATGGCGTCGACAGCGTCGGTAAGTGTCCCGATCTGGTTGGGCTTGATCAGGATGGAGTTCCCGGCGTCGGCGTTGATACCGGCCTGCAGGCGCTCGACGTTGGTGACGAACAGGTCGTCGCCGCAGACGAGCGTCTGGTCACCGACCTGTGCGGTCAGGTCCGCGAAGGCCTCGTAATCGTTCTCGTCGAGTGGGTCCTCGACGTAGACGAGGTCGTACTCCTCAACCTTCCCGGCGATGTACTCTATCTGCTCTTCGGTGGACTTGACGCCGTCGTCGTAGACGTAGCCGTCCGCCTCGTCATCGTAGAGTTCCGCGCCAGCGACATCAAGGCCGAACGAGATTGCGAAGCCGAAGTCGTCGGCGACGGTCTCGACGGCCTCGTCCATGATCTCGAACGCTTCGTCGTCCGAAACCGACGGTGCCCAGGCTCCTTCGTCGCCCTTGCCCGCTGGCAGGTCGCGGTCGGCCAGGATGTCGTGGACTTCCTGGTGGACCGCAGCGTTGGCGAAGACAGCCTCTTCGACGCTCGGTGCGCCGACGGGGGCTGCGAGGAACTCCTGAATGTTCGTGGCATCCGCGGCGTGCTCGCCGCCACCGATGATGTTGCCCAGCGGCGTCGGGTACTCGTTGCCCCGGAACGTGCCGCCGAGATGCTGGTACAGCGGTGCGCCCAGCACGTCAGCACCGGCCTTTGCGGCCGCCATGGAGATGGCGACGGCGCTGTTGGCTCCGATGCCGGAGAAGTCGTCGGTGCCGTCGGCGGCGTGCAGCGCCGCGTCGACGTCACGCTGGTTCCCGGCGTGGACCTCACCGATGAGTCGCGGGAGTGCCTCCTCGCGGGCCTTGGCAATGGCCTCGTTGGCGGGGAGTTCGATGGCCTCGTACTCGCCCGTGCTTGCGCCGCTCGGTGCCTTGCCACGACCGAAGCCCCCACTCTCGGTGAGAACGTCGGCCTCGACAGTCGCGTTCCCGCGGGAGTCGAGGACGCGGCGGAGTCGGATGTCAGTGATGAGCGTCATCGTTAATCACTCCTGTTGACCGTAAACGGTAGGACGCCAGCGTCGTACTCCTCGGCGGCGATGAGTATCGGCTGGGTGTGTTCCGTCTCGATGAGCACGGGAGCACCGTGGGCCAACTGCAGCGCTCGTGCGCCGAGTTTGCGGGCCTTCTCGTAGCGGCTTTCCTGTGCGTTCATTGGTAGGGTGAGACGATGTCGACGAGGTCCTTGTGCGAGACGAGCATCCGGCGACAGCAGTGCCGCTCGACGCCGAGTTCATCAAGGACCTTCTCCGGGTCCTCAGGCTCCTCGGCCTCGCGGGTGCGTGCTTTGAACTCTTCCCAGTGCTCGCCGACGACGTTACCGCACGTGAAACACCGAACCGGTACCATCATACCTGTATCACCTTAGCGGTACGATTTCTGGTAGCGGGCCCGCGCACCGGGGCCGCCCCACTTCTTGGGTTCGGACTGGCGAACATCGTTGACCAGCAGCGAGCGGTCGAACTCCATGAACGCATCACGGAGTTCGGCGTCGTTGGTGTGGTCGACAAGTCCGCGAGCGATGGCGGTTCGGGCGGCGTCTGCCTGCCCCATGACGCCGCCACCTTCGACGGACACTTCCACGTCGACCTCGCCGCGGAGGTCGTCCTCGGCAATGCGGAACGGTTCCAGCATCTTGAGCTGCGCCAGCTCGGGGTCGACGAGTTCGACCGGCTGCGAGTCGATACGCACGCGGCCCTCACCCTCGCGAACGGTTGCGCGGGCGACGGCGGTCTTCTTCTTGCCAGACGTGTTCGTTACCATGTCTTGTTCGCTCCAAGCGTTTCGCTGATCTCGCCCAGCGTGACGAACTTGATGTTCGACAGTCGGTCAAGCGACGTGCCGTCTAGAACCTCGCCGTCCTCGTCGTACGGGTTGCCGAGGTAGACACGGACGCTCTCGAACGCCTCGCGGCCACGCTGCTTCTTGTGGGGCAGCATGCCACGGATGGTGCGTTTGAAGATGCCGTCCGGTCGCTTGGGGTAGAAGTACCCGTTGTCGTTACCGATGTCGACACGCTTCTCGTACTTCTCTACGATCTGCTCCTCTCGGCCGGTGATCACGGCGCGTTCGGCGTTGACGACGGCGACCGTCTCGCCATCGAGAGCCTGTTCGGCGACCTGTGATGCGACGCGGCCCATGATACAGTCGCGGGCGTCAACGATGACATCCGCGTCGAATTCTGCGACGCTCATCGGATCACCCGGACGTGGGAGCCTTCTGGGTTGTTTTCAATTGCCTGTTCGAGTGATACAGCCTCTCCAACCTGGTCGATCTTCGTCTCGGCGGTTCCGGAGAAGTCGACAGCGGCGACGGTGACGTCCTTCTGCAGGACACCGGAGCCAAGCACCTTGCCGGGCACAACGACGGTTTCGTCTTCCTGGGCGTATCGTTCGATACGGCCGAGGTTGACTTCCGCGTGTGTGCGCCGTGGCTTTTCTAAGCGCTCGGCGACGTCGCCCCAGACAGCACCGCCCGAACTGCGGGCGGCTGACTTCAGGTCGGCGATGAGACTACTGAGTCTCGGGTTCGTCTTACTCATATGATTCCTCCGTTGTGGGAAAAGTGCAGGGAGCAGGATTTGAACCTGCGGACCCCTACGGGACAGCGCCCTGAACGCTGCGCCGTTGGCCAAACTTGGCTATCCCTGCGCGCGATTGTTCGTTTTGCGTGCCCCGTAAAACCCCTTTCGGTCCTCGCGCTCGGGGAGCGGGCGGTCATCGGTAGTGGTGGGGTGTGTCGGGGCATTGTATCGTTACAGCTGGACTGCGTCTTTCAGTTCGGTCGCGCGGTCACGCAGCGTCTCGACCGCGCGCAGGACCAGTTCCTCGGTGGTGAACGACCCGTCCGTCTCGACGTGGAACACGAACGCGTTCGGCACGTCCGATACCTCGACGTCCTTGCCGGGGTAGCGGTTCCGAAGGTCGTTGTCGAACTCATCTGTCGCGACGAGTTCGCCGTTGGTGGCGTCGCCGGCGGCGTGTTCGGCCGCCTGCTCTTCGATGACGCCACGCAGGATGTTCGGATCGTCGTCCTCGAACTCGCCGAGGTCGCCAACGACCTCCACCTGCTGGAGGTGTCGGTAGCCGACGGCCACGCCGCCCTGATGTTTGGCGTGCTCCCGACCAGTATCGAGGATGGCGTCTGCCTCGACTTCGAGACGTTGGCCCTCCTTGAGGTCGATGATCGGGATGTTGTCGTCGGCGGCCTCGACCATCGGGTCCGAGGAGACGAGGTCGCTGGAGTAGGCCGTGCTCGGCCCGTCGACGGACAGCGACAGCGTCACCTCGTCGCCGATCTCGAAGTCGTCGAGGTCGGTCGTCAGCGGGACCAGTCCCAGTCGGAGACCGATCTGCTCGTTGAACATCACGCTGGTGTTCTCGATGACGCGGACGGTGTCGATACTGAACGTCGGTACGTCCGCGACCATCGCTCGCCGGATGCCGTTGGCGAAGGCTGGCGTGATGCCGCGCACGAGGATCCGCGCCTCGCGCTCGCCGCGTTCGACGAACTCAACCTCGTAGTCCTGTGTCATTGGTTAGAATCCGGAGTTCTTGGGTGCACGAGTGCCGTCGTGCGGGGTCGGCGTGACGTCCTCGATGCGACCGATCTCCAGGCCCGCTCGGGCGAGTGCGCGGATCGTCGCCTGCGCACCCGGACCGGGCGAGGTCTGGAGGTTGCCGCCGGGACCGCGGACCCGAACGTCGACGCCTTCGACGCCACGGTCGAGGGCCTTCTCCGCAACGACCTCGGCCATCTGCATCGCCGCGTACGGCGATGCTTCGTCGCGGTTCTGCTTGACGACCGTCCCGCCGGAGCTCTTTGCGAGCGTCTCCGCGCCGGTCTGGTCGGTGATGGTGATGATCGTGTTGTTGAACGATGCGTGCACGTGGGCGATGCCCCAGATGTCTTCGGTGTCTTCACTCATTCTTGGGCCTCCGCGCGCTCAGGATGGAGTTCGTCCGACAGCGAACTGTGCTCGTCGAAGCCGACCGAACTCTCGACGGCGGT includes:
- a CDS encoding cytochrome P450, giving the protein MSKTPPGPKGEPLFGSSRTYARDPFRFISALERAYGDVARFDMGPMDTVMLCDPTAIERVLVSEADQFRKPDFQGDALGDLLGDGLLLSEGETWEQQRKLANPAFSMARLSGMADRITDHAEDRIADWSHGDVIDAEQSMTRVTLDVILDLMMGVELSEQRVQTIEEQLLPLGQRFEPDPIRFAMPQWMPMPDDAEFDRAVRTLDEVLDDIIAVRQESLGTAEDGPMDFLSVLLRARDDGNQSPEQLRDEMMTMLLAGHDTTALTLTYTWFLLSEHPEVEQRVHEELDDVIGDDRPGMEHVRELDYLEWVIQEAMRLYPPVYTIFREPTEDVTLSGYDVESGTTLMVPQWGVHRSERFYDDPEVFDPERWKPERASERPRFAYFPFGGGPRHCIGKHLAMLEAQLITATTASQYRLEFQGDTPLELLPSLTAHPRQKMSMRVQER
- a CDS encoding DUF5518 domain-containing protein gives rise to the protein MAEGDTFVNAIIGAVATALLSGFVPLAPLLGGGIAGYLEGGERDDGVRVGLLSGVVGLAISLVFFVVVFVFLTVVLALAPEALGVFGAMGLLVLVLGTLTTAAYFLGLSALGGWLGNYVRYDTTIGD
- a CDS encoding 30S ribosomal protein S9; this translates as MVTNTSGKKKTAVARATVREGEGRVRIDSQPVELVDPELAQLKMLEPFRIAEDDLRGEVDVEVSVEGGGVMGQADAARTAIARGLVDHTNDAELRDAFMEFDRSLLVNDVRQSEPKKWGGPGARARYQKSYR
- a CDS encoding DUF5518 domain-containing protein, giving the protein MRESVTSAGIGALVTVALSFIPFSSVAGGAVAAANHGGGYRTGVWLGTLAGVCAMVPLLALFIPALYIAGLLGFGIPPGAPGYDLFLALVFAFFLLYTVGLSALGGLGGVWVRGHTDWNLDADRWL
- the eno gene encoding phosphopyruvate hydratase; amino-acid sequence: MTLITDIRLRRVLDSRGNATVEADVLTESGGFGRGKAPSGASTGEYEAIELPANEAIAKAREEALPRLIGEVHAGNQRDVDAALHAADGTDDFSGIGANSAVAISMAAAKAGADVLGAPLYQHLGGTFRGNEYPTPLGNIIGGGEHAADATNIQEFLAAPVGAPSVEEAVFANAAVHQEVHDILADRDLPAGKGDEGAWAPSVSDDEAFEIMDEAVETVADDFGFAISFGLDVAGAELYDDEADGYVYDDGVKSTEEQIEYIAGKVEEYDLVYVEDPLDENDYEAFADLTAQVGDQTLVCGDDLFVTNVERLQAGINADAGNSILIKPNQIGTLTDAVDAIELATASGYESVVSHRSGETEDTTIAHLAVATDAPFIKTGAVGGERTAKLNELIRIEDNAV
- a CDS encoding 50S ribosomal protein L13 encodes the protein MSVAEFDADVIVDARDCIMGRVASQVAEQALDGETVAVVNAERAVITGREEQIVEKYEKRVDIGNDNGYFYPKRPDGIFKRTIRGMLPHKKQRGREAFESVRVYLGNPYDEDGEVLDGTSLDRLSNIKFVTLGEISETLGANKTW
- a CDS encoding PAS domain S-box protein; this translates as MTSETAVNGDDRVQVLYVGTDSEDAETLSTALERENGRFTVETARSATEAVARLADDTVDCLVSDYALPERNGIDLLEMVRDEYPALPFIIYTAQGSEAVASAAISAGVTDYLRKEPGSEQYAGLANRITDAVDHYRSQQATSEQNRALQSYERMVNSMQEAACIYDAEGRFEIVNETIAEWYDTTRAALEGQTSRLVPRIRAEGKTDWYQELLDGTREQLSGEIEAEFPGHGHAVVAYQLTPLVVDGVIDGIVCVARDVTDRKEREQKLLRNKRAIDEAPVGVVITDPGQTDNPLIYANDHYRDLTGYSLPELLGKNCRMLQGENTDPESVATMRDAIDAEERVTVELRNYRKDGTEFWNRIRIAPVRDDGTVVNYVGFQQDITERKRREKRLEETSSRLEALFENSPDMIDVLDADGTICDVNQRFCAELGYDESEVLGRSIWEFDLLFDAEDVQTQLSGFSVDERRKFEGLYERRDGSTMPVEVHLLRLSLDGDDRFLAISRDITERKEREQELEQQNEQLEQFASVVSHDLRNPLTVARGQLELLREESDSEHIDAIDGAHQRMDTLIDDLLTLARDGASPASPVVVDLEPFVQTCWQNVDTKAASLRTDIARPIRADESRLRQLFENLVRNAIEHGGDDVTVIVGELADGFYVADDGHGIPVADHGDVFDAGYSTAVEGTGFGLSIVKQVADAHGWTVRIESGTDGGARFEFTDVATVSE
- the mvk gene encoding mevalonate kinase, yielding MVTSSAPGKVYLFGEHAVVYGEPAVPCAIERRVHVTATEIDEGLRIHANDLQLDGFTVEYSGDGESHPDVDVAESLVEAGMGYVNEAVAQARDAADAPEAGFEISVEGDIPLGAGLGSSAALVVAAIDAATRELGVELPASEIADRAYQVEHAVQDGQASRADTFCSAMGGAVRVEGDDCRRLEGIDTLPFVIGYDGGAGDTGALVAGVRDLRGRYDFAADTVTAIGDIVREGESVLGTGDYERLGELMDFNHGLLSALGVSSRSLDSMVWAARDADAHGAKLTGAGGGGCIVALDETDDALTALKYTPGCEDVFRAELDTDGVRQE
- a CDS encoding DNA-directed RNA polymerase subunit D, which produces MTQDYEVEFVERGEREARILVRGITPAFANGIRRAMVADVPTFSIDTVRVIENTSVMFNEQIGLRLGLVPLTTDLDDFEIGDEVTLSLSVDGPSTAYSSDLVSSDPMVEAADDNIPIIDLKEGQRLEVEADAILDTGREHAKHQGGVAVGYRHLQQVEVVGDLGEFEDDDPNILRGVIEEQAAEHAAGDATNGELVATDEFDNDLRNRYPGKDVEVSDVPNAFVFHVETDGSFTTEELVLRAVETLRDRATELKDAVQL
- a CDS encoding DNA-directed RNA polymerase subunit K, coding for MNAQESRYEKARKLGARALQLAHGAPVLIETEHTQPILIAAEEYDAGVLPFTVNRSD
- a CDS encoding 30S ribosomal protein S11, with the protein product MSEDTEDIWGIAHVHASFNNTIITITDQTGAETLAKSSGGTVVKQNRDEASPYAAMQMAEVVAEKALDRGVEGVDVRVRGPGGNLQTSPGPGAQATIRALARAGLEIGRIEDVTPTPHDGTRAPKNSGF
- the rpsB gene encoding 30S ribosomal protein S2, giving the protein MSGNEKEGLDASDSDFDPSDEDDEAVDAETETEAEQPADDAEEATEAEPTDDDADADEAADADEAAGPQLDEDVMPDEQSEADLLIPVEDYLGAGVHIGTQQKTQDMERFIHRVRTDGLYVLDVSMTDERIRTAADFLSNYEPEQILAASSRQYGRFPAEKFAEAIGARVRTGRFIPGTLTNPDYDGYIEPDIVVVTDPIGDAQAVKEAITVGIPVIAMCDSNNTTSNVDLVVPTNNKGRKALSVVYWLLANETLDRRGAEPTYGLDDFESDI
- a CDS encoding 50S ribosomal protein L18e; translated protein: MSKTNPRLSSLIADLKSAARSSGGAVWGDVAERLEKPRRTHAEVNLGRIERYAQEDETVVVPGKVLGSGVLQKDVTVAAVDFSGTAETKIDQVGEAVSLEQAIENNPEGSHVRVIR
- a CDS encoding DNA-directed RNA polymerase subunit N, producing MMVPVRCFTCGNVVGEHWEEFKARTREAEEPEDPEKVLDELGVERHCCRRMLVSHKDLVDIVSPYQ